Genomic DNA from Armatimonadota bacterium:
CCTGCGCCGGGGGACGGGCACCCCCGGGGGTTCGGGGGTGTGGGGGAAGCGGCGCTTGCGGACGTACTCGTCCAGGCTCACGGTCCAGGGTCGCGCGCTCCCGATCGGTGGAGACGGCGCCAGTCCTACTGTACCATCCCCGGGTCCTCGGGGGTTCGGGACCGATCAGGGCGCGGGCGAGGCGCCGATCAGCCGGGCCAGGGTGCGGGCGTACTGCGGCGCCGGGGCGCCCTCTTCGTGGGTGAAGTAGGCGTAGACGTCGCGCCCCTCGGCCAGCCGCTGGCGGATCCAGTCCGCCCACCGGCGCAGGTCGTCCCCGGCGTACCGCGAGCGGTGCAGCCGGAGATAGCTCACCGGGCCCACCACCTCCCGATGCGCGGGCTGCTCATCGGTCTCCGCCACGCACAGCGACACCCCTGCGGCATCCAGCAGGCGGTAGACGGCCGGATCCTGCCAGCTGGGGTGGCGGACCTCCAGGACCGCCGGCGCGCCGGGCCGCAGCGCGCCCAGGAAGGCGGTGAGCAGGCCCCGATCGTACCGCAGCGACGGCGGCAGCTGGAACAGGACGGGGCCACGCCGGTCCCCCAGCGCCCGCAATCGCTCGGACAAAAACGCCAGGTCGCCGTCCACGTCGGCCAGGCGTTTGAGGTGGGTGATGCGCCGGTGGGCCTTGACCGCGAAGCGGAACTCGGGCGGCACCGCCTCCGCCCACCGGGCGAGGGTGGCCGCGGTCGGGTAGCGGTAGAAGGTGTTGTTGATCTCCACCGTGGAAAAGGTCCGGGCGTAGTGGGCCAGCATCTCCCCGACCGGCAGGCCGGCGGGGTAGAACGACCCCCGCCACTCGGGATAGCTGAAGCCGGAGGTCCCCACGAACGCGCGCGGCATAGGGAAAGCGTTGAAGGCTGAAGGCCGTGACAGGCCGTCTCCTGTGACCTTCAACCTTCAACTTTCACCGCCGCTCAACCTCAGGGCGCGGTCATCGGTGCCGTTCCCGCAGGGCCGCGGCGCGGGCGGCCGTCGAGCGGGGGCGGCGGGCCGCCGGTTTCTCCCGCCGGGTCAGCTGCAGGCTGCGGCGCAGGGCCTCCATCAGGTCCACCACCTTCTCCGGGCCCCGGGCGGCCGGGGCGGCCACCGGCTGCCCTTCCACCTTGGCCGCGATCAGCTTCTGCAGCGCCTCCCGGTACTCGTCGCGGTACTCGGCGGACGAGAACGGCGCCGCCAGGCCCTCGATGAGCTGAAGGGCCATCTTCTTCTCGTTGGGGTGGATCTTGACCTGGACCGGCAGGTCGGGGATGTCCGCCACCCTGCGCACCTCGTCGGCGTAGTACAGGGTGGTCATCACCAGGGCTCCGTCGTAGGGGCGCACGGCCACCAGGTGCTCCTTGTCCTTGATGACGACCTTGCCCACGGCCACCCGCCCGGTGTCCACGAGGGCGTCGTGGAGCAGGCGGAATGCCTTCTGGCCGCCCTCATCGGGGGCCAGGTAGTAGGACTTCTCATAGTACAGAGGGTCGATCTCCGACGGATCGGCGAAGGAGGTGACGGCCACCGTCCGGGCGGTCTCCAGGGGGATGCTCTCCAGATCCTCGTCGGTCACCGGCACGAACCGGCCCTTGGCGTACTCGTAGCCGCGGACGACGTCGTTCCACTCCACCAGCTGGTCGTGGTGTGGACAGTACCGGCGGTTCTGAATGGGGGTCAGGCAGCTGCGGTGCAGGAGCCGGAAGCGGACGTCCTTGGGCTCGGTGGCGGTATAGAGCCGGACGGGGATGGTCACCAGCCCGAAGGTCAGGTGGCCCTTCCAGATCGGGCGCATCGGCGGTCCCTCCGGTCACCGCGTTCTGCTGTCAGACGGCGGATGGCGTAGGGGTATTATACCCTTCCCGGCGGGGGTTTCCCAGACGAGGGCGCGGTCGGGCGGGCCGCTCCGCGCGGGAGCCGGGGCGTCCCGATCGGGGCCCGCGGGGCGGCTGGCCGCGGCGCAGGGGAGGAGCCCGCCGGCCAACCGCCAATTTCACCCCCCGGGATAACCATACCGAACCGCCCGGGAGCTACCTGGATGCCGCCGGCCCTGAAGGAGTTCTTTCGCTACTGGTCCCTGACGTTCGCCGTCCTGTTGTTCTACCTGTTCGCGGCGGTGGTGGCGGGGATGGACCTGTGGGAGTCGCTGATGGAGACGGTTCGCAAGCGGCGCAGCCAGCTGGCCGCCCGTCCGCCGCTGCTGGATCCCAATCCCCTCAAGGGCAAGACGGTGGCGGAGACGCTGGGGATGGGGCCGGGTCAGCTGCCCGACGAGAGGCGCGGGTGGGTGCTGGAGCGCGCCCGCGCCGCGGCCGCCCGCCTGGGCCTGCGGGTACACATCGTGGTCCTGGAAGACTCCATGAGGCACTTTTTGGTCCACTTCGCCCACGGCGGCCAGCTCCGCACGTACCGGGTGGACAAGACGTGGGTGGCCGATGCCCGGGCCGGCAACGCCCAGCGCGAGGCCCAGATCGTCGACCTGCTGGAACGCTACCTGGCCA
This window encodes:
- a CDS encoding DUF72 domain-containing protein, whose product is MPRAFVGTSGFSYPEWRGSFYPAGLPVGEMLAHYARTFSTVEINNTFYRYPTAATLARWAEAVPPEFRFAVKAHRRITHLKRLADVDGDLAFLSERLRALGDRRGPVLFQLPPSLRYDRGLLTAFLGALRPGAPAVLEVRHPSWQDPAVYRLLDAAGVSLCVAETDEQPAHREVVGPVSYLRLHRSRYAGDDLRRWADWIRQRLAEGRDVYAYFTHEEGAPAPQYARTLARLIGASPAP
- a CDS encoding Ku protein, which gives rise to MRPIWKGHLTFGLVTIPVRLYTATEPKDVRFRLLHRSCLTPIQNRRYCPHHDQLVEWNDVVRGYEYAKGRFVPVTDEDLESIPLETARTVAVTSFADPSEIDPLYYEKSYYLAPDEGGQKAFRLLHDALVDTGRVAVGKVVIKDKEHLVAVRPYDGALVMTTLYYADEVRRVADIPDLPVQVKIHPNEKKMALQLIEGLAAPFSSAEYRDEYREALQKLIAAKVEGQPVAAPAARGPEKVVDLMEALRRSLQLTRREKPAARRPRSTAARAAALRERHR